A stretch of the Aegilops tauschii subsp. strangulata cultivar AL8/78 chromosome 4, Aet v6.0, whole genome shotgun sequence genome encodes the following:
- the LOC109778723 gene encoding omega-3 fatty acid desaturase, endoplasmic reticulum produces MARLALSDCRGLTPLRARSRGSAIALPSPPHLAAGPRRPAAAAIHRDWALRVAAPTRLASVFEEDKRGLGGAEEAGGSSAGFNPGAPPPFGLAEIRAAIPKHCWVKDPWRSMSYVLRDVLVVLGLAAAAARADSWLVWPLYWAAQGTMFWALFVLGHDCGHGSFSSNPKLNSVVGHILHSSILVPYNGWRISHRTHHQNHGHVEKDESWHPLPQRLYNSLDNMTKKLRFSMPFPMLAFPLYLFARSPGKEGSHFNPNSDLFQPNEKKDVLTSTASWLAMIGVLAGLTFVMGPLKILKLYAIPYVIFVMWLDFVTYLHHHGHEDKVPWYRGKEWSYLRGGLTTLDRDYGLINNIHHDIGTHVIHHLFPQIPHYHLVEATEAAKPVLGKYYKEPEKSAPLPFHLLQVLSRSLKEDHYVSDTGDIVYYQSESETSTCAQSSD; encoded by the exons ATGGCCCGGCTCGCCCTCTCCGACTGCCGCGGCCTCACGCCGCTCCGCGCGCGCAGCCGCGGCAGCGCCATTGCGCTGCCGTCGCCTCCCCACCTCGCTGCGGGGCCGCGTCGCCCCGCGGCCGCCGCCATCCACCGCGACTGGGCGCTCCGCGTCGCCGCGCCCACCCGCCTCGCCTCCGTCTTCGAGGAGGATAAAAGGGGCCTCGGGGGAGCGGAGGAGGCCGGGGGCTCTTCGGCCGGGTTTAACCCGGGGGCGCCGCCGCCGTTCGGCCTGGCGGAGATCCGCGCGGCCATCCCGAAGCACTGCTGGGTCAAGGACCCGTGGCGGTCCATGAGCTACGTGCTGCGCGACGTCCTGGTCGTGCtcggcctcgccgccgccgccgcgcgggCCGACAGCTGGCTCGTCTGGCCGCTCTACTGGGCCGCGCAGGGCACCATGTTCTGGGCGCTATTCGTCCTGGGACACGACTG TGGGCATGGGAGCTTCTCAAGCAACCCAAAGCTGAACAGCGTGGTCGGCCACATACTCCATTCCTCAATTCTCGTTCCATACAACGGCTG GAGGATCAGCCACAGGACGCACCACCAGAACCACGGCCATGTGGAGAAGGACGAATCCTGGCACCCG CTACCCCAGAGGCTGTACAATAGCCTGGACAATATGACAAAGAAGTTGCGGTTCAGCATGCCATTTCCCATGCTTGCATTCCCCTTATACTTG TTTGCGAGGAGCCCTGGCAAGGAAGGCTCACACTTCAACCCGAACAGCGATTTATTCCAACCTAATGAGAAAAAGGATGTGCTAACATCCACTGCATCCTGGCTTGCAATGATAGGGGTTCTCGCAGGTCTGACCTTTGTGATGGGGCCTCTTAAGATTCTAAAGCTCTATGCAATCCCATATGTG ATATTTGTTATGTGGCTGGATTTTGTCACATACTTGCACCATCATGGTCATGAAGACAAGGTTCCCTGGTATCGTGGAAAG GAATGGAGCTATCTGCGCGGAGGATTGACAACACTTGATCGGGACTACGGTTTGATCAACAACATACACCACGACATTGGCACGCATGTCATTCATCATCTTTTCCCGCAAATCCCGCATTACCATCTTGTCGAGGCG ACTGAGGCAGCAAAGCCAGTTCTTGGCAAGTACTACAAAGAACCAGAGAAGTCGGCTCCTCTCCCATTCCACCTACTGCAGGTGCTATCGCGGAGTTTGAAGGAGGATCACTATGTTAGCGACACGGGTGACATAGTTTACTACCAAAGTGAGTCAGAAACGAGTACTTGTGCACAGAGCTCTGATTGA